A single Bacillus sp. OxB-1 DNA region contains:
- the miaA gene encoding tRNA (adenosine(37)-N6)-dimethylallyltransferase MiaA, with protein MKTELDVLAIVGPTASGKTALSVELAKRLGGEIINGDSMQVYKGLDIGTAKITFEEMDGVPHHLFDFKEPDEPFSVADYQKAVRGCIDEVQQRGKLPIIVGGTGLYVQSVLFDFRFTEEAADLEVRERLERELEEQGASALYERLVAADPESAEKIHPNNHRRLIRALEIIEVTGKTKADHEEDAGRAPLYRHLIIGLDMDRELLYERINLRVDLMMENGLLEEVRGLWEQGIRGVQSVQAIGYKELYSYLEGETTLEAAVEAIKKNTRNYAKRQLTYFRNKMEIAWFDAELGTMEILKKISE; from the coding sequence ATGAAAACTGAGTTGGATGTCTTGGCCATCGTCGGGCCGACCGCTTCCGGCAAGACAGCGTTGAGCGTCGAGCTTGCGAAACGGCTCGGCGGGGAAATCATCAATGGGGACTCCATGCAGGTATACAAGGGGCTCGATATTGGCACGGCCAAGATCACCTTCGAGGAAATGGATGGCGTGCCCCATCATTTATTTGATTTCAAAGAGCCGGATGAGCCGTTTTCGGTTGCCGATTACCAGAAAGCGGTGAGGGGTTGCATTGACGAGGTGCAGCAACGCGGAAAATTGCCGATCATCGTCGGCGGGACCGGATTGTATGTCCAGTCGGTCCTGTTCGATTTCCGATTCACGGAAGAGGCGGCCGATCTGGAAGTGCGGGAGCGGCTTGAGCGGGAACTGGAAGAGCAAGGCGCCTCCGCATTGTATGAACGGTTAGTTGCGGCCGACCCGGAAAGTGCGGAAAAGATCCATCCGAATAATCACCGCCGGCTCATCCGGGCGCTTGAAATCATTGAAGTGACCGGGAAGACGAAGGCGGATCATGAAGAGGATGCGGGGCGGGCTCCTTTGTACCGCCATTTGATCATCGGACTTGATATGGACCGTGAGCTGTTATATGAACGGATCAATCTCCGGGTCGATCTGATGATGGAAAACGGTCTCCTCGAAGAAGTGCGGGGTTTATGGGAGCAAGGAATCCGCGGAGTGCAGTCCGTGCAGGCGATCGGGTACAAGGAGTTATACAGTTATTTGGAAGGCGAGACTACGCTCGAAGCCGCCGTGGAAGCAATCAAGAAAAATACACGGAACTATGCCAAGCGGCAATTGACGTACTTCCGCAACAAAATGGAAATCGCTTGGTTTGATGCAGAACTGGGGACAATGGAGATTTTAAAGAAAATATCTGAATAG
- the hfq gene encoding RNA chaperone Hfq, whose translation MAQGNMQDVFLNSLRKNNTFVTVFLLNGFQLKGLIKSYDNYTVLLESDGKQQLIYKHAISTYVPSKPVVLKEDE comes from the coding sequence ATGGCGCAAGGGAATATGCAGGATGTTTTTTTAAATTCGTTACGGAAAAACAATACATTTGTAACGGTATTCTTACTGAATGGATTTCAATTGAAGGGCCTAATCAAGTCATATGATAATTACACGGTCCTGCTTGAATCGGACGGAAAACAGCAATTGATCTACAAACATGCGATTTCTACATACGTCCCATCCAAACCGGTCGTATTGAAAGAAGATGAATAA
- a CDS encoding methionine gamma-lyase family protein, whose amino-acid sequence MKVERYDESLWEQAEAMELKLAPYYKTIERTAFTNQRKVLAAFRHNKVSDFHLTGSTGYGYDDSGRDVLERVYADVFGAEACLVRNQIISGTHAISISLFGILRPGDELLYITGKPYDTLESIVSGKGKDTGSLADYGIGYRHIDLLSDGSVDFEQVAASIEPTTKMIGIQRSKGYSDRPSFTVGQIEEMVRFVKDIHPEAIVFVDNCYGEFVEEQEPTEVGADLMAGSLIKNPGGGLARTGGYIAGRADLVKKCAYRMTSPGLGAEAGASLDTLLEMYQGFFLAPHVVSQALKGALFTAALLESYGMRTTPHYSEKRTDLIQSVSFDTAEQMIAFCQTIQENSPIDAHYAPEPSYMPGYADDVIMAAGTFIQGSSIELTADGPIRPPYTAYVQGGLTYEHVKAAVLASTWKLVQGNMLGK is encoded by the coding sequence ATGAAAGTGGAACGATATGATGAATCGCTTTGGGAACAAGCGGAAGCGATGGAACTGAAACTGGCTCCGTACTACAAGACGATTGAACGCACTGCGTTTACCAATCAGCGGAAAGTGCTTGCCGCTTTTCGTCATAATAAAGTGAGTGATTTTCATCTGACCGGCTCGACCGGATACGGCTATGATGACAGTGGCCGGGATGTGTTGGAGCGCGTGTATGCCGATGTGTTTGGCGCGGAGGCTTGTCTCGTCCGCAATCAAATCATCTCCGGCACGCATGCCATTTCCATCAGCCTGTTCGGTATTTTGCGACCCGGCGATGAACTCTTGTACATTACAGGGAAACCGTACGACACGCTGGAGTCGATCGTATCCGGGAAAGGGAAGGATACCGGCTCACTTGCCGATTACGGAATCGGCTATCGACATATCGATTTGCTCTCCGATGGCTCCGTCGATTTTGAGCAAGTGGCGGCGAGCATCGAGCCGACTACGAAAATGATCGGCATCCAGCGCTCGAAAGGGTATTCGGATCGCCCGTCCTTCACCGTTGGACAAATTGAAGAAATGGTGCGTTTCGTGAAGGACATCCACCCGGAAGCGATCGTCTTCGTCGACAATTGCTACGGCGAATTCGTCGAGGAGCAGGAGCCGACCGAAGTCGGAGCCGACTTGATGGCAGGATCCCTCATTAAGAACCCGGGCGGTGGATTGGCACGAACCGGCGGATACATCGCAGGAAGAGCCGATCTTGTGAAAAAATGTGCATACCGGATGACGTCGCCGGGGCTTGGGGCGGAAGCAGGTGCTTCGCTTGATACGCTGCTGGAAATGTATCAGGGTTTCTTCCTGGCGCCTCATGTCGTGAGCCAAGCTCTGAAGGGGGCTTTATTCACGGCTGCGTTGCTGGAAAGCTATGGCATGCGGACGACGCCTCATTATTCGGAGAAACGGACCGATTTGATCCAATCAGTGTCGTTTGACACGGCGGAGCAGATGATTGCATTTTGCCAAACGATCCAAGAGAACTCGCCGATTGACGCACATTACGCGCCGGAGCCGTCCTATATGCCGGGCTATGCTGACGATGTCATCATGGCGGCCGGCACTTTCATCCAAGGCTCCAGCATCGAATTGACCGCGGACGGCCCGATTCGTCCCCCTTATACAGCGTACGTCCAAGGCGGATTGACGTATGAGCATGTTAAGGCGGCTGTGCTGGCTTCGACATGGAAGCTGGTCCAGGGGAACATGTTGGGGAAGTGA
- the lexA gene encoding transcriptional repressor LexA, with the protein MKKISKRQEDILTFIKDEVKAKGYPPSVREIGEAVGLASSSTVHGHLARLESKGYIRRDPTKPRAIEVLDPEGLDAMKPGVLHVPLVGKVTAGLPITAVENIEEYFPLPESFGTSEDNLFMLEIVGESMIDAGILNGDHVVVKQQQTAQNGEIVVAMTDEDEATVKRFFKEKDYFRLQPENPSMDPIIVDNVTILGKVVGVYRMIH; encoded by the coding sequence ATGAAGAAGATTTCAAAAAGGCAAGAGGATATTTTGACTTTCATTAAAGATGAAGTCAAAGCGAAAGGTTACCCACCGTCTGTCCGTGAAATCGGGGAAGCGGTCGGACTTGCATCCAGTTCTACCGTCCATGGCCATCTGGCGAGATTGGAAAGCAAAGGGTATATCCGTCGGGACCCTACGAAACCGCGTGCAATTGAAGTGCTTGATCCGGAAGGGCTCGATGCGATGAAACCAGGGGTGCTTCACGTTCCGTTAGTCGGGAAAGTTACAGCAGGCCTACCGATCACCGCCGTGGAAAACATCGAGGAGTATTTCCCTCTCCCTGAATCATTCGGCACAAGCGAAGATAACCTGTTCATGCTGGAGATTGTCGGTGAAAGTATGATTGACGCAGGGATCCTGAACGGGGACCACGTCGTCGTCAAGCAACAGCAAACAGCCCAGAACGGTGAAATCGTCGTAGCCATGACGGACGAAGACGAAGCTACAGTCAAACGGTTCTTTAAAGAGAAAGATTATTTCCGCCTTCAACCGGAGAACCCTTCCATGGATCCGATCATAGTTGACAATGTCACCATCCTTGGGAAAGTTGTCGGCGTTTACCGCATGATTCATTGA
- the yneA gene encoding cell division suppressor protein YneA, with product MAFIKNNSYIILIFAVCIGATLAGTYKMAKEQSYAEITITEGDTLWGLSSVYSTEDMPRDKWIREVIAMNDLSDHMIMEGDTLRLPVGEVDLPHIGKHQMAGIGQ from the coding sequence ATGGCTTTCATTAAAAATAACTCTTATATCATTCTTATTTTTGCTGTTTGTATCGGTGCGACATTGGCGGGGACGTATAAAATGGCGAAAGAGCAGTCTTATGCGGAGATCACCATTACGGAAGGCGACACGCTTTGGGGGCTTTCATCCGTATATTCAACCGAGGATATGCCGAGGGACAAGTGGATACGGGAAGTGATCGCGATGAATGATCTTTCGGATCACATGATTATGGAAGGCGATACGCTGCGCCTGCCTGTCGGAGAAGTGGACTTGCCCCATATAGGAAAACATCAGATGGCGGGGATCGGACAATGA
- a CDS encoding YneB family resolvase-like protein, producing MSRDVKTCVIYCRVSTEKDTQEMSLSRQKEELETLAGQLGFQTKETFVDKHSGYDIEREGLLQLLDYVRDEGIDAVLVQDETRLGRGNARMAILHLLAKTDTSIYSHHDNGPIALNEMDTMLLEILAIVEEYQRKLHNAKIRRGMQRAVREGYRPERNLKNRGNAEGRERIEVPIGEIVALREKGLTYEEITGVLKGLGHDISKATVHRRYKEYELGREG from the coding sequence ATGAGCCGGGACGTGAAAACATGCGTTATTTATTGCCGTGTCAGCACGGAAAAAGATACACAGGAAATGTCGTTGAGCCGGCAGAAAGAGGAGTTGGAGACGCTCGCAGGACAGCTAGGCTTCCAAACGAAAGAGACGTTTGTCGACAAGCATAGCGGGTATGATATCGAGAGAGAAGGCTTGCTGCAACTCCTCGACTATGTGCGTGATGAAGGGATCGATGCCGTCCTTGTCCAGGATGAGACGAGGCTGGGCCGGGGGAATGCGCGGATGGCCATCCTGCACTTGCTGGCTAAGACGGATACCTCCATATATTCGCATCATGACAACGGCCCTATCGCCCTCAATGAAATGGATACGATGCTTCTGGAGATTTTGGCGATTGTCGAAGAGTACCAGCGCAAGCTCCATAACGCAAAGATCCGACGAGGGATGCAACGCGCCGTCCGGGAAGGGTATCGACCGGAACGGAATTTGAAGAACAGGGGCAATGCGGAAGGGCGGGAAAGAATCGAGGTCCCGATTGGCGAAATTGTGGCATTGCGTGAAAAAGGGCTGACATATGAAGAGATAACAGGCGTTTTGAAAGGATTGGGCCATGACATCAGCAAGGCGACGGTCCATCGACGATATAAAGAGTATGAGCTTGGTCGCGAAGGCTAA
- a CDS encoding DUF896 domain-containing protein, translating to MLSEEKIKRINELSKKSKTTGLSIEEAKEQTQLRKEYLETFRSTMRDTIEHVKVIDPEGNDVTPEKVKRVRDGKYLN from the coding sequence ATGCTTTCAGAAGAAAAAATCAAACGAATCAATGAATTATCTAAAAAATCGAAGACAACGGGGCTTTCAATCGAAGAAGCGAAAGAACAGACCCAATTGCGGAAAGAGTATTTGGAAACCTTCCGTTCCACTATGAGGGACACCATTGAACATGTGAAAGTGATCGATCCCGAGGGCAATGACGTGACACCAGAAAAAGTGAAACGCGTCCGTGACGGCAAATATCTCAATTGA
- the tkt gene encoding transketolase, producing the protein MTQQIDQLAIDTIRTLSIDAIEKANSGHPGLPMGAAPMAYTLWTKHMHHNPSNPDWFNRDRFVLSAGHGSMLLYSLLHLAGYGLPMEEIKNFRQWGSKTPGHPEYGHTVGVEATTGPLGQGIGMAVGMAMAEKHLAATYNQPGFDIVDHYTYALCGDGDLMEGVASEAISLAGHLQLDKLIVLYDSNDISLDGDLQMAFSENIQKRFESYGWNYLRVEDGNNVGLISKAIEDAKKNSGGPTIIEVKTVIGYGSPNRAGKADAHGMPLGEDEMKLTKEYYKWTFEEDFHVPDGVYETFQEAAEKLGVQKEQQWNELFEQYETKHAELAQQLKDAIAGKLPEGFEQSLPSYEAGTSHATRSSSGDAINAIAEVLPSFFGGSADLAGSNKTTIKGAGDFLPGDYAGRNIWFGVREFAMGAALNGMALHGGLHVFGGTFFVFSDYVRPAIRLSALMGVPVTYVFTHDSVAVGEDGPTHEPIEHLASLRAMPGLSVIRPADANETIAAWNVAVTSENRPTVLVLSRQNLKVLPTTADYAMDGVQKGAYVVSPATKEQADAILIATGSEVNLAVSAQEQLREEGIDASVVSMPSWDLFEQQDEAYKQSILPKEVKARLAIEMGSSLGWHKYTGDAGDVLAIDTFGASAPGNTVIREYGFTEENVVAKVKSLIQR; encoded by the coding sequence ATGACCCAACAGATTGACCAATTAGCAATTGATACGATACGGACGCTTTCGATTGATGCGATCGAGAAGGCGAACTCCGGGCACCCCGGCTTGCCGATGGGTGCGGCTCCAATGGCCTATACACTATGGACGAAACATATGCACCATAACCCTTCAAACCCGGACTGGTTCAACCGCGACCGGTTTGTCCTATCCGCAGGGCATGGGTCTATGTTGCTCTATAGTTTGCTTCATCTTGCCGGCTACGGCCTTCCTATGGAAGAAATCAAGAACTTCCGCCAGTGGGGTTCCAAAACCCCAGGTCACCCGGAATACGGGCACACTGTCGGAGTGGAAGCGACAACGGGCCCGCTTGGACAAGGGATCGGCATGGCTGTCGGGATGGCTATGGCGGAAAAACACCTGGCTGCAACCTATAACCAACCCGGATTCGATATCGTCGACCATTATACGTACGCCCTCTGCGGAGATGGCGACTTGATGGAAGGCGTTGCGTCGGAAGCCATTTCACTGGCGGGTCATCTCCAGCTTGATAAATTGATCGTCCTTTATGACAGCAACGATATTTCACTCGATGGGGATCTCCAAATGGCGTTTTCGGAAAATATCCAGAAACGTTTTGAATCATACGGGTGGAATTATTTACGCGTGGAAGACGGCAATAATGTCGGATTGATTTCCAAAGCGATTGAAGATGCGAAGAAGAATTCCGGCGGGCCGACGATCATCGAAGTGAAGACGGTCATCGGGTACGGATCGCCGAACCGGGCCGGCAAAGCCGATGCACACGGCATGCCGCTTGGGGAAGATGAGATGAAATTGACGAAGGAATATTACAAATGGACCTTCGAAGAGGACTTCCATGTTCCGGACGGCGTCTATGAAACATTCCAGGAAGCCGCCGAGAAGCTGGGTGTGCAGAAGGAGCAGCAGTGGAACGAATTATTCGAGCAATACGAGACGAAGCACGCAGAACTCGCACAGCAATTGAAGGATGCGATTGCCGGGAAGCTGCCGGAAGGCTTTGAACAATCCCTTCCTTCCTACGAAGCGGGTACATCGCATGCGACACGGTCTTCCTCCGGGGATGCCATCAATGCAATCGCCGAAGTGCTCCCATCCTTCTTTGGTGGAAGCGCAGACCTTGCCGGGTCGAATAAAACGACGATCAAAGGTGCTGGAGATTTTCTCCCTGGCGATTACGCTGGTCGGAATATCTGGTTCGGTGTCCGTGAATTCGCAATGGGCGCTGCTCTGAACGGAATGGCTCTCCACGGAGGTCTTCATGTTTTCGGCGGTACGTTCTTCGTCTTCAGTGACTACGTCCGTCCGGCCATCCGTCTATCCGCTCTGATGGGTGTGCCGGTGACGTATGTGTTCACTCATGACAGCGTGGCGGTCGGGGAAGATGGTCCGACTCATGAGCCGATTGAGCACTTGGCCTCCTTGCGGGCTATGCCGGGATTATCCGTAATCCGTCCGGCGGATGCGAACGAGACAATTGCCGCGTGGAATGTAGCTGTCACTTCGGAAAACCGTCCGACCGTCCTCGTGCTGTCGCGTCAAAACCTGAAAGTCCTTCCGACTACAGCGGATTATGCGATGGATGGCGTGCAAAAAGGCGCTTATGTCGTATCTCCCGCTACGAAGGAACAGGCGGATGCTATCCTGATTGCAACTGGCTCCGAAGTGAATCTTGCCGTATCCGCTCAGGAACAACTCCGGGAAGAAGGAATCGATGCTTCAGTCGTTTCCATGCCGTCTTGGGATCTGTTCGAGCAGCAGGATGAAGCCTATAAGCAATCGATCCTTCCGAAAGAAGTGAAGGCTCGCCTGGCGATTGAAATGGGTTCCTCCCTCGGCTGGCATAAGTATACAGGCGATGCCGGTGATGTCTTGGCCATCGACACGTTCGGTGCGAGTGCGCCAGGTAATACTGTCATCCGGGAGTATGGATTTACCGAAGAGAATGTCGTCGCCAAAGTAAAATCATTGATTCAACGCTGA
- the sirA gene encoding sporulation inhibitor of replication protein SirA, translated as MRSYGIYRVKERYQSYIIGRERQLYDLLKKDGRRAVDQQQIHYLCEHLEEELIDSAIISNLERGFTTMEQMDGAYRLTHPVKGSISITLSSHALHVNCDGSRMLDLDLFVALSASDDRFFAIMDDRREWGWLKPVKTADFGFGGETVSL; from the coding sequence ATGAGATCGTACGGCATTTACAGAGTGAAAGAAAGGTATCAATCGTATATTATCGGACGAGAACGGCAATTGTATGATCTTCTGAAAAAAGATGGACGGCGGGCAGTGGATCAACAGCAGATCCATTACTTGTGCGAACACTTGGAAGAGGAGTTGATTGACAGCGCTATCATTTCCAATTTGGAAAGGGGATTTACGACAATGGAGCAGATGGACGGCGCATATCGCCTGACCCATCCGGTGAAAGGGTCGATTTCCATTACCTTGTCGTCTCATGCCCTTCATGTGAATTGCGATGGATCCCGGATGCTCGATTTGGATCTGTTCGTGGCGTTGTCCGCATCAGATGACCGTTTCTTCGCTATTATGGATGATCGTCGGGAATGGGGCTGGCTGAAGCCGGTCAAGACCGCAGATTTTGGTTTCGGGGGCGAAACGGTATCCTTATGA
- a CDS encoding IS1595-like element ISBsp6 family transposase: MRATEILKAIQKLNPAEKHRLREYLIDALRASSSTGTVLHEISERKNKNGYECPDCTSEHIVRFGKYTTIVDGEEVKKQRYRCKACKKTFTDLTNTVLYRTRHLNQWIKFIECMIEGYSLRKSANLIGNITHVTLFYWRHKLLSSLKQMEIPNFEGIVEMDETYFLYSEKGQRKIKGRKPRKRGGSAKKRGISNEQVCVLVARDRDKTTISQILGMGRLTKVQLDKAIGHKLSNENILCTDSWRAFKTYAAEKGMDIYQFKSDGKIRTKGLYHIQNVNNYHRRLKGWIQRFNGVATKYLNNYLAWFQVLESIQHQRNEVTMNDLIIRGNLVQNSETYDTIRLTKFAV; the protein is encoded by the coding sequence GTGAGAGCGACTGAAATCCTTAAAGCCATTCAAAAATTAAATCCCGCAGAGAAGCACAGATTGCGTGAATATTTAATTGATGCACTAAGAGCATCAAGTTCGACTGGAACCGTTCTTCACGAAATATCTGAACGTAAGAATAAGAATGGGTATGAATGTCCTGATTGTACATCAGAACATATTGTTCGCTTCGGTAAATATACAACAATCGTTGATGGTGAAGAAGTTAAAAAGCAACGCTATCGCTGTAAGGCTTGTAAAAAGACATTTACCGACCTCACAAATACAGTTCTCTATCGAACTCGTCACCTTAACCAGTGGATTAAATTTATTGAGTGTATGATTGAAGGTTATTCTCTTCGGAAGTCTGCTAACTTAATCGGCAACATTACTCACGTCACTTTATTTTATTGGAGGCACAAACTATTATCATCGTTAAAGCAAATGGAAATACCAAATTTTGAAGGTATCGTTGAAATGGACGAGACCTATTTCTTGTACTCAGAAAAAGGACAAAGAAAAATTAAAGGTAGAAAACCTCGCAAACGTGGTGGTTCAGCAAAGAAACGTGGCATAAGTAATGAACAAGTGTGTGTATTAGTTGCAAGAGACCGTGACAAGACCACTATTTCGCAGATATTAGGTATGGGTAGATTAACGAAAGTACAGTTAGATAAAGCCATCGGGCATAAGCTTTCAAATGAAAATATACTATGCACGGATTCTTGGCGTGCATTTAAAACATATGCTGCTGAAAAGGGAATGGATATTTACCAATTCAAGTCCGATGGTAAAATTCGTACAAAGGGGCTTTACCACATCCAGAACGTGAATAATTATCATAGAAGACTAAAAGGTTGGATACAACGATTTAATGGTGTTGCGACCAAGTATTTAAACAATTACCTTGCTTGGTTTCAGGTCTTAGAAAGTATCCAACATCAAAGAAATGAAGTAACAATGAATGATTTGATAATCAGAGGGAATTTAGTACAGAATTCAGAAACTTATGATACAATTAGGTTAACTAAATTTGCTGTTTAA
- a CDS encoding YneF family protein gives MNPVWWILLIIVALIGGVALGFFIARRYMMKYLEENPPINEEMLRMMMMQMGQKPSQKKINQMMNQMNKISNKK, from the coding sequence ATGAATCCAGTATGGTGGATCCTATTGATCATCGTCGCGCTAATTGGTGGTGTGGCTCTCGGATTTTTCATTGCCCGTCGATATATGATGAAATATTTGGAAGAGAACCCGCCAATCAATGAAGAGATGTTACGGATGATGATGATGCAGATGGGCCAAAAGCCTTCACAGAAGAAGATCAATCAAATGATGAATCAGATGAACAAAATCAGCAATAAAAAATAA
- a CDS encoding DMT family transporter encodes MRKYIGELALLVTAIIWGSGFVASAVALEHYTPYQILAARFFIGALLLGVVFAKKLKGIRKSTLLKGAALGFFLYVAFALQTVGLQYTTPSKNAFLTAVNVVIVPFLGWLIYKRKIDWYELSGAVLALIGVALLSLQFSAEVNVGDVLTLFCAVGFAFHIFFTARFVKEEDPVLLTLLQMAAASVIGFVVVLFRGETGFSMDPNGTLPLLYLAVFSTTIAFLLQTIAQKFISDTKAAIILATESFWGMVFSVILLSEVLTLKMLLGACFILTAIMLSETKPGFLKKKQIEKST; translated from the coding sequence ATGCGAAAGTATATCGGGGAATTGGCGCTGCTCGTGACGGCCATCATTTGGGGGAGCGGTTTTGTGGCGAGCGCGGTGGCGTTGGAGCATTATACCCCTTATCAAATCCTGGCGGCCCGATTTTTCATTGGCGCCCTCTTGTTAGGTGTAGTGTTTGCTAAGAAATTAAAGGGAATCCGAAAAAGCACTTTGTTGAAAGGGGCCGCTCTTGGATTTTTCCTCTACGTGGCGTTCGCGCTTCAAACGGTCGGCTTGCAATATACGACGCCGTCGAAAAATGCCTTCCTCACGGCTGTCAATGTGGTCATCGTCCCGTTTCTCGGTTGGTTGATCTATAAGCGGAAAATTGACTGGTATGAACTGTCCGGGGCTGTGTTGGCCTTGATCGGAGTCGCTTTGCTTTCTTTGCAATTCTCGGCTGAGGTCAATGTCGGGGATGTGCTGACGCTCTTTTGTGCCGTCGGGTTCGCATTCCATATCTTTTTCACGGCGCGGTTTGTCAAAGAGGAAGATCCTGTCTTGTTGACACTCCTCCAAATGGCGGCTGCATCGGTGATCGGCTTCGTTGTCGTCCTTTTCCGTGGGGAGACAGGCTTTTCCATGGATCCGAACGGAACTTTGCCGTTGTTGTATTTGGCGGTCTTCTCGACGACGATCGCGTTCTTATTGCAGACGATCGCTCAAAAGTTTATATCCGATACGAAGGCGGCAATCATCCTGGCCACCGAGTCGTTTTGGGGAATGGTGTTTTCCGTCATCCTCCTTAGCGAAGTGCTGACGCTTAAAATGCTCCTTGGCGCGTGCTTCATCTTGACCGCCATTATGTTGTCCGAAACGAAGCCGGGATTTTTGAAAAAGAAACAGATAGAGAAAAGTACTTAA
- a CDS encoding DUF4288 domain-containing protein — protein MSIDNCTWFTVALLYESVHEGQPTRVDADYNATTKTYEESHILVKASSAEEACVLGEQLGKDNEQSYENQYGETVHWILVKVLDCFELLDDDIGMGMEVYSRFLVTTKDQSTEEVLDRFFQE, from the coding sequence ATGTCAATTGATAACTGTACATGGTTTACCGTCGCTCTTTTATATGAATCGGTCCATGAAGGGCAGCCGACGCGTGTGGATGCGGATTATAATGCGACGACGAAAACCTATGAAGAGAGCCATATTTTAGTGAAAGCCTCTTCGGCGGAGGAAGCTTGCGTTCTGGGCGAGCAACTCGGGAAGGACAATGAGCAGTCCTATGAGAACCAATACGGGGAAACCGTCCATTGGATACTTGTCAAAGTGTTGGACTGCTTTGAACTGCTGGATGACGATATCGGGATGGGGATGGAGGTCTACTCACGCTTCCTTGTGACGACGAAAGATCAAAGCACAGAAGAAGTCTTGGATCGCTTTTTCCAAGAGTGA
- a CDS encoding alpha/beta hydrolase, whose amino-acid sequence MKRRILYISGVISGVFAAIATLFGIVATNRLMFIKMKDQEVILKRETLAKRFDEKWYETVRKEELWIDSPIGYRLRAVYLKPLDTDRTVIICHGVTENKINSMKYARLFERLGFNSIVYDHRRHGDSGGKTTSFGFYEKIDLQAIVHAVRKRIGPDALLGIHGESMGAATTILYAGTFEDEADFHVLDCPFSDFSEQILHILRQNTPIRTTMALRIANLFLRVRDGYTSKLVSPREVIGNMTKPALFIHSLEDDFILPAMSEELYELKQGDKMLKLFEKGAHAKSFNDNPEAYEETVRTFLDQFGFSPYEKRC is encoded by the coding sequence TTGAAACGGCGCATCCTTTATATAAGCGGCGTCATTTCAGGCGTGTTTGCTGCCATCGCGACCTTGTTCGGCATTGTCGCGACGAATCGGTTGATGTTCATTAAAATGAAGGACCAAGAAGTGATTTTAAAGAGGGAAACGTTGGCGAAGCGGTTCGACGAAAAATGGTATGAAACCGTCCGAAAAGAGGAATTATGGATCGATTCACCGATCGGCTACCGGCTGCGGGCGGTCTATTTGAAACCGCTCGATACAGATCGGACCGTCATTATTTGCCACGGCGTCACCGAGAATAAGATCAATTCCATGAAATATGCCCGGCTCTTTGAGCGGCTTGGGTTTAATTCCATCGTCTACGACCATCGGCGGCATGGAGATTCCGGCGGAAAGACGACAAGTTTCGGCTTCTACGAAAAGATCGATTTGCAGGCGATAGTCCATGCGGTGCGGAAACGGATCGGGCCGGACGCCCTGCTTGGCATCCACGGTGAATCGATGGGTGCTGCCACTACGATTTTGTACGCAGGGACGTTTGAAGACGAAGCGGACTTCCACGTGTTGGATTGCCCTTTCTCGGATTTTTCGGAGCAGATCCTACATATTTTACGTCAGAACACACCGATTCGGACGACGATGGCCCTGCGGATTGCAAACCTGTTCTTGCGTGTCCGCGATGGCTATACGTCGAAGCTCGTCTCGCCTAGGGAAGTGATCGGAAATATGACGAAACCCGCCCTTTTCATTCATAGCCTGGAAGATGATTTCATCCTTCCGGCCATGTCTGAAGAGCTCTACGAGTTGAAACAAGGCGATAAGATGCTGAAACTGTTCGAAAAAGGGGCACATGCCAAATCATTTAATGATAATCCGGAAGCCTATGAAGAGACGGTGCGCACGTTTTTAGATCAATTCGGATTTTCTCCATATGAAAAACGCTGTTGA